The following proteins are encoded in a genomic region of Corallococcus soli:
- the rpmB gene encoding 50S ribosomal protein L28: MAWKCDLCGKRPLVGNNVSHANNKTKKRSLPNLQKLRANVGGSIERVLACTRCIKAGKVTKAA, translated from the coding sequence ATGGCGTGGAAGTGCGACCTCTGTGGGAAGCGTCCGCTGGTGGGTAACAACGTCAGCCACGCGAACAACAAGACCAAGAAGCGGAGCCTGCCGAACCTGCAGAAGCTGCGGGCCAACGTCGGTGGCAGCATCGAGCGCGTTCTGGCCTGCACCCGCTGCATCAAGGCGGGCAAGGTGACCAAGGCCGCCTGA